In the genome of Xanthocytophaga agilis, one region contains:
- a CDS encoding beta-L-arabinofuranosidase domain-containing protein has protein sequence MYSIRYVLFFAGLLILTSFPSLAQQKTNVIYIQNRSPLRPNPYLELPLGAIHAEGWLKEILLRQKNGATGQLDKLYPLVMSQRNGWLGGDGDQWERGPYWIDGLLPLAYILNDKELISKTKPWVEWAIQSQREDGNFGPAKDYPYEPGIQRDNSLDWWPRMVVLKILKQYYSATSDRRVLDMLTRYFRYQLKQLPSQPLDRWTFWARYRAGDNLMVVYWLYNLTGESFLLELADLMHKQTFDYTTAFLEGNLLSQQSSIHCVNLAQGMKEPLIYYQQHPEQKYAESVTKGFADLRKYNGLAHGLYGGDETLHGNNPTQGSELCSAVEMMFSLESILPVTGQVSYADQLEKVAFNALPTQATDDYMNRQYFQQANQVMVTRYIRNFAEDGNHQGTDVCYGLLTGFACCTSNMHQGWPKFTQNLWYATADKGLAALVYAPSEVKAYVGEGTQVTIQEQTQYPFRENIQFKLTLDKKTKAVSFPFHLRIPQWCKRATISINGKPLREADGNQIVVISREWKSGDVLELTLPMHIFRNRWHENSISVERGPLTYALRIEEQWNKVTNTKDPDVYGDTYYEVRPKSDWNYALLAMDDKELEQAFRVEQKEQMPVYPWNLDNAPVLIRTKGKKIPSWGIYNDMTGPIPFSVIYGLETGPEEEITLIPYGCSVLRISQFPVTAK, from the coding sequence ATGTATTCAATTCGTTATGTATTGTTTTTTGCAGGCTTGTTGATTTTAACAAGCTTCCCCTCTCTAGCACAGCAAAAGACGAATGTTATCTACATCCAAAACCGATCACCCTTGCGTCCCAATCCCTATCTGGAACTACCATTGGGAGCCATCCATGCCGAAGGTTGGCTGAAGGAAATACTTCTCAGACAGAAAAACGGAGCTACTGGACAGTTGGACAAGCTATATCCACTGGTGATGAGTCAACGTAATGGGTGGCTTGGTGGTGATGGCGATCAATGGGAAAGAGGTCCTTACTGGATTGATGGGTTATTACCTCTGGCCTATATTCTCAATGACAAAGAACTAATCAGCAAAACCAAACCCTGGGTAGAATGGGCTATACAGTCACAACGTGAAGATGGCAATTTCGGACCTGCCAAAGACTATCCTTACGAACCAGGTATCCAACGTGACAACAGCCTGGACTGGTGGCCCCGAATGGTGGTACTGAAAATATTAAAGCAATACTATTCGGCAACAAGTGATAGACGAGTGCTTGACATGTTGACCCGTTATTTCCGGTATCAGTTGAAACAACTGCCTTCACAGCCGCTGGATCGCTGGACATTCTGGGCTCGCTATCGGGCAGGTGATAACCTTATGGTGGTCTACTGGCTGTATAATCTTACCGGCGAAAGCTTTCTGCTGGAACTGGCAGATCTCATGCATAAACAAACGTTTGACTATACCACTGCTTTTCTGGAAGGAAATCTGTTAAGCCAGCAAAGTAGTATCCATTGTGTTAATCTGGCACAAGGTATGAAAGAACCTCTCATTTATTACCAGCAGCATCCCGAACAAAAGTATGCAGAGTCTGTAACAAAAGGCTTTGCCGACCTTCGAAAATACAATGGACTGGCACATGGACTTTATGGCGGGGATGAAACCCTGCATGGTAACAACCCTACGCAAGGTTCAGAGCTTTGTTCAGCCGTTGAAATGATGTTTTCGCTGGAAAGTATACTACCTGTTACCGGACAGGTCAGCTATGCTGATCAATTAGAAAAAGTCGCCTTTAATGCCTTACCTACTCAAGCTACCGATGACTACATGAACCGCCAGTATTTCCAGCAGGCCAACCAGGTAATGGTAACCCGGTATATACGTAACTTTGCGGAAGATGGCAATCATCAGGGCACCGATGTATGTTATGGTCTGCTGACAGGATTTGCCTGTTGTACGTCAAATATGCACCAGGGCTGGCCTAAATTTACCCAAAACTTATGGTATGCTACAGCAGATAAAGGGCTGGCAGCGCTTGTGTATGCTCCCAGTGAAGTAAAGGCGTATGTCGGAGAAGGTACACAGGTAACTATACAGGAACAAACACAGTATCCATTTCGTGAAAACATTCAGTTCAAACTTACACTGGACAAGAAAACAAAGGCAGTATCTTTTCCTTTCCATCTGCGGATTCCACAATGGTGTAAGCGTGCTACTATTTCTATAAATGGAAAGCCTCTCCGTGAGGCGGATGGCAATCAGATTGTGGTGATCTCACGTGAATGGAAATCGGGTGATGTACTGGAATTAACATTACCAATGCATATATTCCGAAATCGCTGGCATGAAAACTCAATCTCTGTAGAGCGCGGACCGTTGACGTATGCCTTACGGATTGAAGAGCAGTGGAATAAAGTAACAAATACAAAAGATCCGGATGTATATGGGGATACCTATTATGAAGTGAGACCTAAATCAGACTGGAATTATGCCCTGCTGGCAATGGACGACAAAGAACTGGAACAGGCATTTCGCGTAGAACAAAAAGAGCAAATGCCTGTTTATCCGTGGAATCTGGACAATGCTCCGGTCTTGATCCGTACCAAAGGGAAGAAAATTCCTTCGTGGGGAATCTACAATGATATGACAGGTCCAATTCCTTTTAGCGTTATTTACGGGCTGGAGACAGGACCGGAAGAGGAAATTACCCTGATTCCATATGGATGTAGCGTTCTTCGGATTTCACAGTTTCCGGTTACTGCCAAGTAA
- a CDS encoding translesion error-prone DNA polymerase V autoproteolytic subunit — MRALQLSRIQKLDILPASAYSFLEVYKPLTQTHTKLPIFESLIPLGYPSPADDYIDRQLDLNDMLIQNKLSTFYLRVVGDSMKGCGIFNNALIIVDKSKRPKDGNVVLAAINGEFTCKRLKIENRKVYLCPENKDYTDILITEDMNFLLWGVVTYAINPFS; from the coding sequence ATGAGAGCGCTACAACTATCCCGCATTCAAAAGCTAGACATTCTGCCAGCTTCTGCCTATTCATTTCTTGAAGTCTATAAGCCATTGACCCAAACTCATACCAAGTTACCCATTTTCGAGTCTTTAATACCCTTAGGATACCCTTCACCTGCTGATGATTATATCGACAGGCAACTGGATTTGAATGATATGCTTATTCAGAATAAGCTGTCGACCTTTTATCTCAGAGTAGTAGGGGATAGTATGAAAGGGTGCGGGATTTTTAATAATGCGTTGATAATAGTAGATAAGTCAAAGCGACCCAAAGATGGCAATGTGGTACTGGCAGCCATCAACGGAGAGTTTACCTGTAAGCGATTGAAGATAGAAAACCGAAAGGTGTACTTATGTCCTGAAAATAAGGACTACACTGATATTCTTATTACTGAAGACATGAACTTCCTGCTGTGGGGAGTAGTCACCTATGCGATCAATCCTTTTTCCTGA
- a CDS encoding Y-family DNA polymerase produces MFGLIDANNFYVSCERVFNPALDKKPIVVLSNNDGCIVSRSNEARQLGIKMGAPYFEAKPLLDQHQVAVFSSNYALYGDMSQRLMSLLSTFSGEVEIYSVDECFVGLEGFEQWNLLDYGHQIRETVLLHLGLPTCVGIAPTKTLAKVANLLAKRHSQKDSSTQGVLLLDTEQKWKEALTKLRVEDIWGVGRQYAKKLHSYHITNAADLARVRPAWAKKHLGGMIGERLIAELNGVSCLEMELTPSTKKSIVVSRSFGRVVTTESELSEAVSVYASKASEKLRIEKTIASVLTVFIQSSRFKETPFYASISITLPSASSDSRVLVHYAPEGVKRIYKEGIEYKKAGILLDGICPAHSQQTNLFDERPSNPALMAVVDKINARWGAGTVFLASNGTTQAWQMLSTMRSNRFTTKWKEIPLVKG; encoded by the coding sequence GTGTTCGGACTAATTGACGCTAATAATTTTTATGTAAGCTGCGAACGGGTGTTTAATCCTGCCTTAGACAAAAAGCCTATTGTGGTGTTGAGCAATAACGATGGCTGTATTGTTTCCAGGTCCAATGAAGCCCGCCAACTGGGCATTAAGATGGGAGCACCGTACTTTGAGGCAAAGCCCTTGCTGGATCAACACCAGGTAGCCGTTTTCTCAAGTAACTATGCCTTGTATGGGGACATGTCGCAACGGTTGATGAGCTTACTATCGACGTTCAGTGGTGAGGTAGAGATTTATTCGGTGGATGAATGTTTTGTAGGTCTTGAGGGGTTTGAGCAGTGGAATCTGCTTGACTATGGGCACCAGATCCGGGAAACTGTTTTGCTACACCTAGGGCTTCCTACCTGTGTTGGTATTGCGCCTACAAAGACGCTGGCGAAGGTAGCCAATCTTCTGGCCAAAAGACACTCTCAAAAAGATTCCTCAACTCAGGGTGTACTGCTTTTGGATACGGAACAGAAATGGAAAGAGGCTCTTACCAAACTACGGGTTGAGGATATTTGGGGAGTAGGGAGACAGTATGCTAAAAAGCTACATAGCTACCACATTACCAACGCTGCTGATCTGGCGAGAGTAAGACCGGCCTGGGCAAAAAAACATCTGGGAGGGATGATAGGGGAGCGGTTGATTGCTGAACTCAATGGGGTGTCCTGTCTGGAAATGGAATTGACACCTTCTACTAAAAAGAGTATAGTGGTTAGCCGATCTTTTGGTAGGGTGGTGACTACAGAAAGTGAACTTAGTGAAGCGGTAAGTGTCTATGCCAGCAAGGCTTCCGAAAAGCTGCGTATCGAGAAGACAATAGCCTCTGTACTTACAGTCTTCATTCAGTCTTCACGCTTTAAGGAAACGCCATTCTATGCCTCTATCAGCATTACGCTGCCCTCTGCCAGTTCGGATAGCCGTGTACTGGTACATTATGCCCCGGAAGGCGTAAAGCGTATTTACAAAGAGGGTATTGAGTATAAGAAGGCGGGTATCTTACTGGATGGGATTTGCCCTGCTCATAGCCAGCAAACAAACTTGTTTGACGAACGCCCATCCAATCCGGCTCTGATGGCGGTTGTTGACAAGATTAATGCACGCTGGGGAGCAGGGACGGTGTTTCTGGCATCGAATGGCACGACTCAGGCCTGGCAGATGCTTTCGACGATGCGAAGTAATCGGTTTACGACTAAGTGGAAGGAGATACCACTGGTAAAGGGCTAG
- a CDS encoding SDR family NAD(P)-dependent oxidoreductase: protein MDLYLNKKTAIVSGASQGIGRAIARELALEGVKVLATARNEALLNDLKSDIMASGGTEPVLLVQDFVDKEAPQQIARAALDNLGQVDILINNAGRSRPVPLTGKEEDWIAAMTLDFEQHRKLTHLLIPHFIERKQGAILNLTSTYELRQLNVSAIAKAAVTAWSKQLAGELGKYGIRVNCLQPGLIDTNNIRPFFPVEERQRFAEQAIPLGDFGEPQDMANMAVFLVSPRAKYITGTVAVVDGGMRNYAF from the coding sequence ATGGACTTATATTTAAACAAGAAAACGGCTATTGTAAGCGGAGCAAGTCAGGGTATAGGAAGAGCCATTGCCAGAGAGCTTGCCCTTGAAGGTGTAAAAGTGCTGGCAACTGCCCGTAACGAAGCGTTGCTTAACGATTTAAAATCAGATATCATGGCTTCAGGAGGTACAGAACCTGTTTTATTGGTTCAAGACTTTGTAGACAAAGAAGCACCTCAGCAAATAGCCAGGGCAGCGTTAGACAATTTAGGGCAGGTAGATATTCTGATAAACAATGCAGGCCGTAGCAGGCCTGTACCCCTTACCGGGAAGGAAGAAGACTGGATTGCCGCTATGACGCTTGACTTTGAACAACACCGCAAGTTAACACATCTGCTTATACCACATTTTATAGAACGAAAGCAGGGAGCAATTCTCAACCTCACCAGCACCTATGAACTACGTCAGTTGAATGTATCAGCCATTGCCAAAGCTGCAGTAACGGCTTGGTCAAAACAACTTGCGGGTGAACTAGGCAAGTATGGCATCAGAGTCAATTGCCTCCAGCCAGGTCTGATTGATACCAATAACATCCGCCCCTTTTTTCCGGTTGAGGAACGTCAACGATTTGCGGAACAGGCAATTCCGTTGGGCGATTTCGGTGAGCCTCAGGATATGGCTAACATGGCCGTTTTCCTTGTCTCTCCACGAGCAAAATACATTACCGGAACGGTAGCTGTGGTGGATGGTGGCATGCGTAATTATGCCTTTTAA
- a CDS encoding helix-turn-helix domain-containing protein: MPGRKTTSTFTRNEQCIINCNLTYAVHILSGRWKLLILDKLKQRQMRFSELKKEFSYISERMLTLQLQAMEEDGLLERTVYPEVPPRVEYELTEMAIELTPILEHLSQWAEKNRKKEAAHTQAQQP, encoded by the coding sequence ATGCCAGGCAGAAAAACAACCTCCACCTTTACCCGCAATGAGCAATGCATTATCAACTGCAACCTCACCTATGCGGTGCATATACTCAGCGGACGATGGAAACTGTTGATTCTTGATAAACTCAAACAAAGACAGATGCGGTTTAGTGAATTAAAGAAGGAGTTTTCCTATATCTCTGAGCGTATGTTAACCTTGCAGTTGCAAGCAATGGAAGAGGATGGCCTTCTGGAGCGAACTGTCTATCCGGAAGTGCCGCCAAGGGTAGAATACGAACTTACGGAAATGGCTATTGAACTGACTCCGATACTGGAGCATCTGAGCCAATGGGCAGAAAAGAACCGAAAGAAAGAAGCTGCTCACACACAGGCACAACAGCCTTAA
- a CDS encoding DUF6794 domain-containing protein, producing MNKVVSVENKNTIRSCSEDSLRKLQSYKNNLLEAYHYRVDCGVFGILREKKVYLREDIYHFLLLTFHRYLNGYELDTEGQFEYYNTVFLRKEEERKRRMEQDTINGVYIPKDLQDCFRELDKKLTAEEKNQIASLASVDDLIAYHRGLGMWIRNAWGLWGGSRLLKYFKDTGFEFVMADDLSVEILIGYYKYLQQKTKP from the coding sequence ATGAATAAAGTCGTCTCCGTGGAAAATAAAAATACCATACGTTCTTGTTCGGAAGATAGTCTGAGAAAACTTCAAAGCTACAAGAATAATTTGCTGGAAGCATACCATTACAGAGTTGACTGCGGTGTATTTGGAATCCTCAGGGAGAAAAAAGTTTATTTGAGAGAAGATATCTATCATTTTCTTTTACTAACGTTTCATAGGTATCTGAACGGGTATGAATTAGATACAGAAGGACAATTTGAGTATTATAATACAGTTTTTTTAAGGAAAGAAGAAGAACGAAAGCGAAGAATGGAGCAAGACACTATTAATGGTGTCTACATTCCGAAAGATTTACAGGATTGCTTTCGGGAGTTGGATAAAAAACTCACTGCAGAAGAGAAAAACCAAATTGCCAGCCTTGCCAGTGTAGATGATCTGATTGCGTACCACCGTGGTCTCGGAATGTGGATACGAAATGCATGGGGCTTATGGGGAGGATCTCGTCTTTTGAAATATTTTAAAGATACTGGTTTTGAGTTTGTGATGGCTGATGACTTATCAGTAGAAATACTAATAGGGTATTACAAATACCTACAGCAAAAAACAAAACCATAA
- a CDS encoding CGNR zinc finger domain-containing protein: MVKNNKIDEIILCGGRLCLDFVNTVSSWTEESATDYFANLSDFAYWCLRMKCIDPKECEKVVAKAETNEAQVFLEEVKAFRQHVYTLLLRRSTHQKISSSHLSFLNTQLQSYIPYVALESYANEIKREWKFPKADFRVLLAPIVYDAYELLLKNDTGRLKNCPKCGWLFLDTTKNGKRKWCSMQMCGSNVKALEWYHRNK, encoded by the coding sequence ATGGTAAAAAACAATAAAATAGATGAAATTATTCTTTGTGGTGGAAGGCTGTGCCTTGACTTTGTAAACACAGTAAGCTCCTGGACTGAAGAATCAGCTACAGACTATTTTGCAAACTTGAGTGATTTTGCCTACTGGTGTCTGCGAATGAAGTGCATAGACCCAAAAGAGTGTGAAAAAGTAGTTGCGAAAGCAGAAACAAACGAAGCACAGGTGTTCCTTGAAGAAGTTAAAGCATTCAGACAGCATGTATATACACTGCTGTTACGCAGAAGCACCCACCAAAAAATCAGTTCATCTCATCTGTCTTTTCTGAATACGCAGTTACAGAGCTATATACCTTATGTAGCTTTGGAATCTTATGCGAACGAAATCAAGAGGGAGTGGAAATTTCCAAAGGCAGACTTCAGGGTACTATTGGCACCTATTGTATATGATGCCTATGAATTATTGCTAAAAAATGATACAGGACGTTTAAAAAACTGTCCCAAATGTGGCTGGCTGTTTCTGGATACTACCAAAAACGGCAAACGAAAGTGGTGCAGTATGCAAATGTGTGGCAGTAATGTAAAGGCACTCGAATGGTATCATCGAAACAAATAA
- a CDS encoding NmrA/HSCARG family protein, whose product MAFKVTNNETKDKPLITIVGVLGKQGLSAARTLLQSGRYRVRGITRRVDSPVALSLVRQGAELVRLPLDLGYKKEYVEAFRGSEGVFMMTPGIPPPATHEFTLGKELADAANKAGVQHLIFSSLENVDKITAGKKFAPHFTDKANIEQYIRTLPITSSFIYMAFFYTNLPEFYTPVVKDNTFVFPIYLPEDFRAPFVDPLTATGPAVLEIFSNPDHYAGASLPVIGEIISPREIVDTFVRITGKKAVYGSAFTRENFLYYLPDFSSNSLLVDEILGMAEYAVEYGYFGKDRDLLWSRQINPDSLSWEQFLRTTGWLGQKLSFG is encoded by the coding sequence ATGGCATTTAAAGTAACCAACAACGAAACAAAAGATAAACCACTAATTACTATTGTGGGAGTTTTGGGCAAGCAGGGCCTCAGCGCTGCACGTACTTTGTTACAAAGCGGGCGTTATCGTGTGCGTGGCATTACCCGTCGGGTTGACTCACCAGTGGCGCTTAGCCTGGTCCGGCAAGGAGCTGAGCTCGTAAGATTGCCACTTGATCTGGGATACAAAAAGGAATATGTGGAAGCATTCCGAGGCTCGGAGGGAGTTTTCATGATGACACCAGGTATTCCGCCCCCAGCCACTCATGAGTTTACATTGGGCAAAGAGTTAGCAGATGCAGCTAATAAAGCAGGGGTTCAGCACCTTATCTTCAGTAGTTTGGAAAATGTAGATAAGATTACAGCGGGAAAGAAGTTTGCCCCTCATTTTACAGACAAGGCCAATATTGAGCAATATATCCGCACGCTTCCCATCACAAGCTCGTTTATCTATATGGCTTTCTTTTACACCAATTTACCGGAATTTTACACTCCTGTTGTAAAGGACAATACCTTTGTATTTCCAATTTACTTACCAGAGGATTTCCGCGCACCCTTTGTAGATCCCCTTACGGCTACTGGCCCTGCAGTTCTGGAGATATTTTCGAATCCTGATCATTATGCCGGAGCATCTTTACCGGTAATTGGTGAAATCATCTCACCACGCGAGATAGTTGATACGTTTGTCCGGATCACAGGCAAGAAGGCTGTCTATGGCTCAGCTTTCACACGGGAGAACTTCCTTTATTATCTTCCAGACTTTAGCTCAAACAGTCTTTTAGTAGATGAGATTTTGGGAATGGCAGAGTACGCAGTCGAATATGGGTATTTTGGCAAAGATCGCGACTTGTTATGGAGTCGCCAGATAAACCCCGATAGCCTCAGCTGGGAACAATTTCTGCGCACTACAGGCTGGCTGGGCCAAAAGCTTTCATTCGGATAA
- a CDS encoding helix-turn-helix domain-containing protein: MKTECIGDYVKLKGEVYPCTISLAMDLMGGKWKAVILYHLKDEEKRYNELRKEMPSVTEMTLSLQLKQLENDGLVSRKVYGKKPPIKVIYSLTDFGKTVIPVLEAITAWGNQVVRDKGEFVSAGQV; encoded by the coding sequence ATGAAAACAGAATGTATTGGTGATTATGTAAAGCTGAAAGGGGAGGTCTATCCTTGTACAATCAGCTTGGCTATGGATTTGATGGGAGGAAAATGGAAAGCCGTTATCTTGTACCATTTAAAAGATGAGGAAAAAAGATATAACGAACTTAGAAAAGAAATGCCCTCCGTTACCGAAATGACGTTGAGCCTGCAGTTAAAACAGCTGGAGAATGACGGCTTGGTTTCAAGAAAAGTGTATGGAAAGAAACCACCCATTAAAGTCATTTACAGCTTAACCGATTTTGGCAAAACCGTTATTCCTGTTTTAGAAGCGATTACAGCCTGGGGCAATCAGGTTGTCAGGGATAAAGGGGAGTTTGTTTCTGCCGGTCAGGTGTAA
- a CDS encoding LytTR family DNA-binding domain-containing protein, producing the protein MIRCIVIDDERIAREGLLEFIKAFDFLECVGDYANPFQAMDLIKNKEVDLIFLDIEMPRIKGIQFAELVNNDTTMIIFTTAYSEYALKGYKVNAIEYLLKPVFLEDFTKAVHKAKRLYELMYPQDSQFIFFREDGVDHRVHIDEITYVKSLQNYVQVYFRDNRHMIVHKTLKSLQETLPAEKFIQIHRSYLVQSKYIASINGLTAMVNNTSLPIARERKQLLLSLLTNR; encoded by the coding sequence ATGATACGATGTATTGTAATTGATGACGAACGAATTGCCAGAGAGGGATTACTTGAATTTATCAAAGCATTTGATTTTCTCGAATGTGTAGGAGATTATGCCAATCCTTTTCAAGCTATGGATCTGATAAAAAACAAAGAAGTAGACTTGATATTTCTGGACATTGAAATGCCAAGAATCAAAGGTATTCAATTTGCAGAACTGGTAAACAATGATACTACTATGATTATTTTCACAACGGCGTATTCGGAATATGCACTGAAAGGGTATAAAGTAAATGCGATTGAGTATCTGTTAAAACCTGTTTTTCTAGAAGATTTCACAAAAGCCGTTCACAAAGCAAAACGATTGTATGAGCTGATGTACCCCCAGGACTCTCAGTTTATATTTTTCCGGGAAGATGGAGTTGACCATAGGGTACACATTGATGAGATTACGTATGTGAAGAGCCTACAGAACTATGTACAGGTATATTTCAGAGATAACCGACATATGATTGTACACAAAACCCTGAAAAGTTTGCAGGAGACCTTGCCCGCCGAAAAATTCATCCAGATTCACCGCTCCTACCTTGTACAGAGTAAATACATTGCTTCTATCAATGGACTTACAGCCATGGTTAATAATACTTCCCTACCAATAGCCAGAGAAAGAAAACAACTCTTACTGAGTTTACTTACCAATCGATAA
- a CDS encoding sensor histidine kinase: protein MEFKNKATIFFWMFLFLAILLQLFANQEISFITAFSYSTCVILTLRVYLSYISGKWAQHFLANLNTLAFLGVMGISCLVATFALSVEGYLILTLTAPESTLKEVTNDRVAVIFGLFTFSAMVSGLNYSFEKYKQYLEREKELEVLQRKSLEMEIKLLRNQLSPHFTFNILNNLQFLIRKDQNEALLLLSQYSKILRYYVYESQKKLIPLDQEIIFLKEYFDLEKNRHAEELQISCEWHIPENELYIVPFVLATFVENAFKHVLPNQANDYFIKEYCTVDLQGNLTFEITNTFDENVAKTKSRGIGLKHAEERLTLAYPDQYQLMINEDNELFSVRLELTLEKQIGKEEL, encoded by the coding sequence ATGGAATTTAAGAATAAAGCAACAATTTTCTTCTGGATGTTCCTCTTTCTGGCCATCCTGCTCCAGCTTTTTGCCAATCAGGAGATATCATTCATTACCGCATTTAGTTACTCAACGTGTGTGATCCTTACATTACGGGTATACCTGAGTTATATTTCGGGAAAATGGGCTCAGCATTTTTTAGCAAACCTGAATACGCTTGCTTTTCTTGGTGTTATGGGAATATCCTGTCTGGTAGCCACCTTTGCTCTATCTGTCGAAGGCTATCTCATTCTGACACTTACCGCTCCCGAAAGCACATTAAAAGAAGTTACTAATGACCGCGTGGCTGTGATTTTTGGTTTGTTTACCTTCAGTGCGATGGTTTCCGGACTGAATTACTCGTTTGAAAAATACAAGCAGTACCTCGAACGGGAGAAAGAACTGGAGGTATTGCAACGAAAATCATTGGAAATGGAAATAAAGCTGCTGCGCAACCAGCTTAGTCCACATTTTACATTTAATATTCTGAACAACCTGCAGTTTCTGATCCGAAAGGATCAAAACGAAGCATTGCTCCTTCTCTCCCAATACAGTAAAATACTACGCTATTATGTGTACGAGTCACAAAAAAAGCTAATTCCATTGGATCAGGAAATTATATTTCTGAAAGAGTACTTTGATCTGGAAAAAAACAGACATGCAGAAGAACTGCAAATATCCTGTGAATGGCACATTCCGGAAAATGAGTTGTATATAGTACCCTTTGTATTAGCCACATTTGTTGAAAATGCATTCAAGCATGTATTGCCCAATCAGGCAAATGACTATTTTATCAAAGAATACTGTACGGTAGATTTGCAGGGAAATCTGACTTTTGAAATAACCAATACCTTTGATGAAAATGTGGCAAAAACAAAGTCCCGAGGTATAGGATTAAAGCATGCAGAAGAAAGGCTGACACTGGCCTATCCAGATCAGTACCAGTTAATGATAAATGAAGACAATGAACTATTTTCAGTACGACTAGAGCTTACATTAGAAAAACAAATCGGTAAAGAAGAGCTATGA
- a CDS encoding DUF6896 domain-containing protein: MEIEKAILTLIEDYSAKVYKATDLLLAAFGDINFIYAKNQELIPRKGFLDENQSIRFAFSATGCLVEGQEGIINFDLNFINGKYNQRHDGFSVWRLYGLLQQRISNNVTTESYPA; this comes from the coding sequence ATGGAAATCGAAAAGGCTATCCTCACATTGATAGAAGACTATTCAGCCAAGGTCTATAAGGCAACAGATCTCCTACTAGCTGCATTTGGGGACATAAATTTTATCTATGCAAAGAACCAGGAGTTGATTCCCCGAAAAGGATTTCTAGATGAAAACCAGAGTATCCGTTTTGCATTCAGTGCTACTGGGTGTTTGGTAGAAGGCCAAGAAGGTATAATCAATTTTGATCTCAACTTTATAAACGGAAAGTATAACCAGCGTCACGATGGATTTTCTGTATGGAGGTTATATGGACTTCTACAACAAAGAATTTCTAACAATGTGACAACGGAATCTTATCCGGCTTGA